In the genome of Desulfofarcimen acetoxidans DSM 771, one region contains:
- a CDS encoding recombinase family protein translates to MRLLKKEQVLTPGNYYYSKTGILLTNVDTTRHYDWSGRSVADILEDEVYLRHTISLKSTTISYKNKKRIKRPTSEQLRFENIHEPPVNRETWDIVQDIRKNSRLDGKGRQRDLLPAFRIKFFLIRG, encoded by the coding sequence TTGAGGCTGCTTAAAAAAGAGCAGGTTCTCACGCCAGGCAATTATTATTACAGTAAAACCGGCATTCTTCTAACTAACGTAGACACCACAAGGCATTACGACTGGAGCGGACGGTCTGTTGCCGATATTTTAGAGGATGAGGTCTACCTGAGGCATACCATCAGTCTGAAGTCCACCACAATATCCTATAAAAATAAGAAGCGTATCAAACGTCCCACATCCGAACAGCTTCGCTTTGAAAATATCCATGAGCCGCCGGTGAATCGTGAAACCTGGGACATTGTACAGGACATCAGGAAAAATAGCCGTTTAGACGGCAAAGGCAGACAGCGAGATCTGCTGCCTGCCTTCCGCATAAAATTTTTCCTGATTAGGGGCTAG
- a CDS encoding stalk domain-containing protein — translation MNKPNLWLWTAIAILFLIGGGLSSPALADQSAITVTINGQKLELSEPPRLQSDECNYLWIIVPVREISNALGASVTWDSATNTATIVKGNQTIILKPGDREVWQNGHQFELATPPQIINNRLQVSLNFLASALGGRVKWDQAASMAQITTSQPVPLPKPERIEMAAFAARVAFTSDGHLWLVDGRQTDSTPISLTEAGPAEIVGWSSNGEWLAYLQSDISDEYASRQYLWVVKADGTGAIQLDERPVYITPSWSPTENLLAYTTKDPQEEYIPDGNLKISSLKTGVVTTTSLWPQNSEIIESLAWSPDGQSLAISLPRNEKHPLQIDQITLKGDHTNLLTLGETGKMENEIYTRVATGLKWSPNGRYLAYYLKPNSASISADGVAMQVLNIPQKKSIDLGCGLAYAQWLDWAPDSSQLAYIVGGGREATIQKRLHIVDVKTGQISDCGKTGQVDTQPRWLSTPASGILFCRGTETLDWEGQEQAGVLVPGQRIWHRTADGKELDVTSGPVDTADYAPHLSPDGQGLLFLRLTNYNCGSLYYQPMAGGPPKELIRGISGQPGYYGNYYPEWINIY, via the coding sequence ATGAACAAACCCAATTTATGGTTATGGACGGCAATCGCTATATTATTCCTGATAGGAGGTGGCTTAAGTTCACCTGCTTTAGCTGACCAATCAGCAATTACGGTTACTATAAACGGTCAAAAACTTGAACTGTCTGAGCCACCTCGGCTGCAGAGCGATGAATGCAATTATTTATGGATAATCGTACCTGTGCGGGAGATTAGTAACGCTTTAGGAGCCAGTGTGACTTGGGACTCAGCCACCAACACAGCTACCATCGTTAAAGGTAATCAAACGATTATTCTGAAACCGGGTGATCGTGAAGTTTGGCAAAATGGCCATCAGTTTGAACTCGCCACCCCACCACAAATAATAAACAATCGACTACAAGTCTCCCTCAATTTTCTGGCATCCGCCCTAGGGGGCCGGGTCAAATGGGATCAAGCTGCGTCAATGGCCCAAATTACCACCAGCCAACCAGTCCCACTCCCCAAGCCGGAACGGATTGAAATGGCGGCTTTTGCCGCCCGAGTAGCTTTCACCAGTGATGGCCACTTGTGGCTGGTAGATGGCAGGCAGACTGATAGCACACCAATCAGTCTCACAGAGGCTGGCCCGGCAGAAATCGTGGGTTGGTCTTCAAATGGTGAATGGTTAGCCTATCTGCAGAGCGATATCAGTGATGAATATGCCAGCAGGCAGTATCTCTGGGTGGTAAAAGCTGATGGGACCGGCGCTATACAGTTAGACGAAAGACCAGTCTATATTACCCCATCCTGGTCGCCAACAGAAAATCTGCTTGCTTATACCACTAAAGACCCTCAAGAAGAGTATATTCCAGATGGCAACTTGAAAATCTCCTCTTTAAAAACCGGCGTGGTCACCACAACAAGCTTGTGGCCACAGAATAGCGAAATAATTGAGAGCTTGGCCTGGTCACCGGATGGGCAAAGCCTAGCCATTTCTCTGCCTAGAAATGAAAAACATCCTCTGCAAATTGACCAGATCACATTAAAAGGCGATCATACCAATCTACTGACCCTGGGTGAAACTGGCAAAATGGAAAATGAAATCTATACCCGAGTTGCCACCGGGCTAAAGTGGTCCCCGAACGGACGCTACCTGGCCTACTATTTAAAACCCAATTCGGCTTCAATATCGGCCGATGGGGTCGCCATGCAAGTGCTAAATATACCACAAAAAAAGTCGATCGATCTGGGTTGTGGATTGGCCTATGCCCAATGGCTTGATTGGGCACCCGACAGCAGTCAATTGGCTTATATTGTAGGTGGTGGCCGGGAAGCAACTATTCAAAAACGCTTACATATCGTTGACGTGAAAACCGGTCAAATTAGTGATTGTGGGAAAACTGGTCAGGTTGATACTCAACCCAGGTGGCTATCAACTCCTGCAAGCGGCATTTTGTTCTGCAGGGGAACAGAAACATTGGACTGGGAAGGCCAAGAGCAGGCTGGTGTCCTGGTCCCAGGGCAGCGAATTTGGCACAGAACGGCGGATGGTAAAGAGTTAGATGTTACAAGCGGACCAGTTGATACGGCTGATTATGCCCCGCACCTTTCCCCTGACGGTCAGGGTTTATTATTCCTCCGGTTAACTAACTATAATTGCGGCTCATTGTATTATCAACCTATGGCAGGTGGACCGCCTAAAGAATTAATTCGTGGTATCAGCGGGCAACCTGGCTACTATGGCAATTACTATCCCGAGTGGATTAACATTTATTGA
- a CDS encoding RNA polymerase sigma factor, producing the protein MTDFEEIYTKYFSDVYKYVLTLCRNEAIAEEVTQETFFKAMRHIDQFNGSCKLYVWLYQIAKNTYFSLSKKRKRIALDIDADFPDITSDIERDYFNKEAATRLHILLHNLNEPYKEVFTLRVFGELPFSQIGELFGKTDSWARLIFYRAKKQLQEAMK; encoded by the coding sequence GTGACAGACTTCGAAGAAATATATACAAAATATTTTTCTGATGTATATAAATATGTGCTAACCCTATGCCGGAACGAGGCTATCGCGGAAGAGGTTACGCAGGAAACTTTTTTCAAAGCCATGCGGCATATAGATCAGTTCAATGGAAGCTGCAAATTATACGTATGGCTTTATCAGATTGCTAAAAATACTTACTTCTCACTTTCCAAAAAACGAAAGCGTATCGCTCTGGATATAGATGCAGATTTCCCGGATATAACATCAGACATAGAAAGAGATTACTTTAATAAAGAAGCGGCAACGCGGTTACACATTCTGCTTCATAATCTGAATGAGCCATACAAAGAGGTCTTTACTTTGCGGGTATTCGGAGAACTGCCATTTTCTCAAATCGGTGAGTTATTCGGGAAAACCGATAGTTGGGCAAGGCTGATTTTTTACAGGGCAAAAAAACAATTACAGGAGGCAATGAAATGA
- a CDS encoding class I SAM-dependent methyltransferase, producing MYDNQHQKFRDYEKEFIDFLSNLSLDNYHNVTMIDLGCGTGATSLYASKYFKKIYAIDVSELMIKQVIKKSEKENITNIEFINSGFLSYEHKAEPVDIVLTKSALHHLPDFWKQVALLRINKMLKPSGIFYLFDVIYHFQPTEYINKIDNFISAFEAMAGEQFKAEVETHIRDEFSTFSWIMEGMLARAGFEVEKIRTSDGFVMEYYCKKVRDIALP from the coding sequence ATTTATGATAATCAACACCAAAAATTTAGAGATTATGAGAAGGAATTTATTGATTTCCTAAGTAACTTATCATTGGATAATTACCATAATGTAACAATGATTGATTTGGGTTGTGGAACGGGTGCTACATCACTTTATGCATCGAAGTATTTTAAAAAAATATATGCTATTGATGTATCTGAACTGATGATTAAGCAAGTAATTAAAAAATCTGAAAAGGAAAATATAACAAATATTGAATTTATTAATTCTGGGTTTTTAAGCTACGAACATAAAGCAGAACCAGTAGATATCGTATTGACTAAATCGGCTCTTCATCATCTACCAGATTTTTGGAAACAAGTTGCCCTATTGAGAATAAATAAAATGCTTAAACCGAGTGGAATATTTTATTTATTTGATGTCATTTATCATTTTCAACCCACAGAATATATCAATAAAATTGATAATTTTATTTCGGCTTTTGAAGCAATGGCAGGTGAACAATTTAAGGCCGAGGTTGAAACTCATATAAGAGATGAATTCAGCACATTTAGTTGGATTATGGAAGGTATGCTGGCGAGAGCAGGTTTTGAGGTTGAGAAGATTAGGACATCAGATGGATTTGTAATGGAGTATTATTGTAAAAAGGTTAGAGACATAGCGTTACCTTAG
- a CDS encoding type II toxin-antitoxin system RelE/ParE family toxin yields the protein MERNEKVYQVIIASDANERMYDHFEFLARVSVNAANMLLDGLLKDIRNLRTDPFRYPVYNRPYLPVGKYHYILLNKRYRIVYQIIGNQVFVDDIQDCRQDDDKSILNK from the coding sequence ATGGAGCGTAATGAAAAGGTATATCAGGTAATTATCGCATCCGATGCAAATGAAAGAATGTATGACCATTTTGAATTTTTAGCACGTGTCAGCGTTAATGCAGCAAACATGCTTTTGGATGGATTGCTCAAAGATATTCGAAATCTCCGAACCGATCCGTTCCGTTATCCTGTATATAACCGTCCGTATCTTCCAGTCGGCAAATACCACTATATACTATTAAACAAAAGGTATCGGATCGTTTATCAGATTATTGGCAATCAAGTGTTTGTGGATGATATACAAGATTGTCGGCAAGATGATGACAAAAGCATATTAAACAAATAA
- a CDS encoding IS200/IS605 family element transposase accessory protein TnpB: MKTTAMGIIPELTAKQKEYIDNLMDSYCAAVRWTFKRLLDGWKVQDIRITVQGKFRLNSRQANDAVYDAQTTIKSQYKLVQMHYENVKAKVEFTEKRIAKAKSPAKIAKLQKRLEKEQRKLAFWQKHLDNNTFPPIVFGGKKFFQERCKGNITREEWQEVRSNRYLSRGDKTKGGNLNTRIYEDQDQIYLDIAADPVQKGKSVRYNRITVPIYLAQKPSKKTGKINGINYRQMVLDYLKTGSAYQVEILRRDGKYYVHVSIEEEVPMPYNHKGAFGVDTNPDGLGVTQVDCLGQYRGSEWLGQGEWTYARTNRRNNQTCEMAKKVILQAKEKGYALAVEDLKFKNDKSVTAKFNRMSHSFVWSKFLKAVDRCAAREGVPILKVKPAFTSVIGILKYQHMYGIAVHEAAGYVIARRGLGFDHEKIPKILLDKLVKKKPEFKQMTNWKQWSAVKKSVLAKIKKITKRKKVNSLVSWQIHRKNVLGIG, encoded by the coding sequence GTGAAGACAACGGCGATGGGGATAATCCCGGAACTGACAGCTAAACAGAAAGAATACATTGATAACCTCATGGATAGTTACTGTGCCGCAGTTCGTTGGACATTTAAAAGACTGCTGGACGGATGGAAAGTACAGGACATTCGTATAACTGTACAAGGAAAGTTCAGACTTAACTCCCGGCAGGCTAACGATGCAGTATATGATGCCCAGACCACAATCAAAAGCCAATATAAATTAGTGCAGATGCACTATGAAAACGTCAAAGCAAAGGTTGAATTTACAGAAAAGCGTATCGCCAAGGCTAAATCACCGGCTAAGATTGCCAAACTGCAAAAACGGTTAGAAAAGGAACAGCGTAAACTGGCCTTCTGGCAAAAGCACCTGGATAACAACACTTTTCCGCCTATTGTATTCGGAGGAAAGAAGTTCTTTCAAGAACGCTGCAAAGGCAATATTACCAGGGAAGAGTGGCAGGAAGTCAGAAGTAACCGTTATCTATCACGGGGAGATAAAACCAAAGGCGGCAACCTAAATACCCGCATATACGAAGACCAAGACCAAATCTATCTTGATATAGCTGCCGACCCGGTACAGAAAGGGAAATCCGTTCGCTATAACCGCATAACGGTGCCGATCTATTTAGCTCAAAAGCCATCGAAAAAGACCGGCAAGATTAATGGTATCAACTACCGGCAAATGGTTTTGGATTATCTTAAAACAGGCAGTGCCTATCAGGTAGAAATCCTCCGCAGAGACGGGAAATATTACGTCCATGTGAGTATTGAAGAAGAAGTTCCGATGCCATATAACCATAAGGGTGCGTTTGGTGTAGACACCAACCCGGACGGATTAGGCGTAACCCAGGTAGACTGTCTGGGGCAATACCGGGGCAGTGAATGGCTGGGGCAAGGCGAATGGACTTATGCCAGAACAAACCGGAGAAATAACCAGACCTGTGAAATGGCTAAGAAAGTGATCCTCCAGGCTAAAGAAAAAGGTTACGCCCTGGCGGTAGAGGACTTGAAGTTTAAAAATGACAAGTCCGTAACGGCCAAGTTTAACCGAATGAGTCACAGTTTTGTCTGGTCGAAGTTTCTAAAAGCAGTTGACCGGTGTGCTGCCCGTGAGGGAGTGCCGATATTAAAGGTAAAACCGGCTTTTACTTCGGTCATAGGCATCCTAAAATACCAGCACATGTACGGCATAGCTGTTCACGAAGCGGCGGGCTATGTCATAGCCCGGCGTGGCTTGGGCTTTGATCATGAGAAGATACCCAAGATATTGCTTGATAAACTGGTTAAAAAGAAACCTGAATTTAAACAAATGACAAATTGGAAACAATGGTCAGCAGTTAAAAAGTCTGTGCTGGCCAAGATTAAAAAAATCACGAAAAGGAAGAAGGTGAATAGCCTGGTTTCATGGCAGATTCACCGGAAAAATGTGTTAGGTATAGGTTAA
- a CDS encoding type II toxin-antitoxin system Phd/YefM family antitoxin, whose amino-acid sequence MSTIIKSSSELRKNYNSIADICRKTKAPVFLTRNGVGDTVIMDMETFNRREDDLATAERLLATERSRLLGTQGYTVDEFEKNMREAIAKGAEHGA is encoded by the coding sequence TTGAGTACAATCATTAAGTCATCAAGTGAGCTTCGGAAAAATTACAACAGTATCGCTGATATTTGCCGTAAAACGAAAGCACCTGTATTTTTAACCAGAAATGGCGTCGGCGATACAGTTATCATGGATATGGAAACATTCAACCGGCGCGAGGATGATTTGGCGACAGCCGAGCGTTTGCTTGCAACGGAACGTTCCCGTTTGCTTGGAACTCAAGGATATACGGTTGATGAGTTCGAAAAGAACATGAGGGAAGCAATCGCCAAGGGAGCGGAGCATGGAGCGTAA
- a CDS encoding zf-HC2 domain-containing protein: MKISCEIVKDLLPLYHDGVCSNDSKTMVEEHLAYCDRCKAELLVMNNALSINKAEQNLHEAEAVKKLSKRWKKGMLKSLLKGILITILAIALIALVLYCFMDFRIIPKLK; this comes from the coding sequence ATGAAAATATCTTGTGAAATTGTTAAAGATTTGTTGCCATTGTATCACGATGGCGTTTGCAGTAACGACAGCAAAACGATGGTTGAGGAACATCTTGCTTATTGTGACAGATGCAAAGCCGAGCTGCTGGTAATGAACAATGCATTATCTATTAACAAAGCGGAACAGAATTTGCACGAGGCCGAGGCGGTAAAAAAACTGTCAAAGAGATGGAAAAAAGGAATGTTAAAATCACTGCTAAAAGGCATTTTAATCACTATTTTGGCTATTGCCCTTATTGCTCTTGTTCTCTATTGCTTTATGGATTTTAGAATTATACCCAAACTCAAATAA
- the katG gene encoding catalase/peroxidase HPI, producing MYEKEKCPVTGRTNNAIAGAANSNRDWWPNQLNLKILHQNSNLSNPMALEFNYAEEFKKLDLDALKKDLYALMTDSQDWWPADYGHYGPFFIRMAWHSAGTYRTNDGRGGAGKGTQRFAPLNSWPDNVNLDKARRLLWPIKQKYGSKISWADLMILAGNCALESMGLKTFGFSGGREDVWEPQEDIYWGTESEWLGDNRYSGDRELENPLAAVQMGLIYVNPEGPNGNPDPVASGRDVRETFARMAMNDEETVALVAGGHTFGKCHGMGDPTLVGPEPEAAGIEEQGLGWKSSFGSGKGGDTISSGIEGAWKPNPTKWDMGYLNMLFKYEWELVKSPAGAHQWLAKDVDEEDMVIDAHDPSKKHRPMMTTADLSLRYDPIYEPISRRYQQNPEEFTDAFARAWFKLTHRDMGPRSRYLGAEVPEEELIWQDPVPAIDHELVDEHDIEDLKSKILASGLSVSQLVSTAWASASTFRGSDKRGGANGARIRLAPQKDWEVNQPAQLNTVLNVLEKIIAEFNSAQTGPKKISLADLIVLGGCAGIEQAAKNAGCNVSVPFIPGRTDASQEQTDVQSFSVLEPIADGFRNYQKTKYSASAEELLVDRAQLLTLTAPEMTVLLGGMRVLNTNHGQSQHGVFTKRPEALTNDFFVNLLDMSTTWKAISEDENVFEGRDRSTGEIKWTGTSVDLIFGSNSQLRAIAEVYACDDSQSKFINDFVSAWNKVMNADRFDLS from the coding sequence ATGTATGAAAAAGAAAAATGTCCCGTAACGGGCAGAACTAACAATGCCATTGCAGGCGCCGCTAATTCTAACAGGGACTGGTGGCCAAACCAGTTGAACCTCAAGATTCTTCATCAGAACTCAAACTTGAGTAATCCGATGGCTCTGGAATTCAATTATGCTGAAGAATTCAAGAAGCTCGATCTGGATGCCCTGAAGAAGGACCTATACGCGTTGATGACCGACTCGCAGGATTGGTGGCCTGCCGATTATGGTCACTACGGGCCGTTCTTCATCCGGATGGCGTGGCACAGCGCAGGCACGTATCGCACAAACGACGGTCGTGGCGGCGCAGGTAAGGGGACACAACGCTTTGCACCCCTCAACAGCTGGCCCGACAACGTAAACCTCGACAAGGCACGCCGTTTACTTTGGCCAATCAAGCAGAAATACGGCAGTAAGATCTCCTGGGCTGACCTCATGATCCTTGCCGGTAATTGTGCTTTAGAGTCTATGGGACTCAAAACGTTCGGTTTTAGTGGCGGACGCGAGGATGTGTGGGAGCCGCAAGAAGACATTTACTGGGGAACCGAGAGTGAGTGGCTGGGCGACAATCGCTACTCCGGTGATCGGGAGCTCGAGAATCCACTCGCCGCCGTGCAGATGGGCCTGATCTACGTGAACCCGGAAGGGCCGAATGGCAACCCAGATCCGGTCGCCTCCGGCCGTGACGTTCGGGAGACCTTTGCACGTATGGCCATGAATGATGAAGAGACTGTCGCACTCGTCGCCGGCGGGCATACTTTCGGCAAATGTCATGGCATGGGAGATCCGACGCTTGTCGGTCCGGAACCTGAAGCTGCCGGCATTGAGGAACAGGGGCTCGGCTGGAAGAGCAGCTTCGGCAGCGGAAAAGGTGGCGATACGATCAGTAGCGGTATTGAGGGTGCCTGGAAGCCAAACCCGACCAAATGGGACATGGGCTATCTAAACATGCTGTTCAAATACGAGTGGGAGTTGGTCAAGAGCCCGGCGGGAGCGCATCAGTGGCTGGCTAAAGATGTAGACGAAGAAGATATGGTGATTGACGCACACGACCCATCGAAGAAGCACCGGCCGATGATGACCACGGCGGATCTCTCTCTTCGCTACGATCCAATCTACGAGCCAATCTCGCGACGCTACCAGCAAAACCCCGAGGAATTCACGGATGCCTTCGCTCGCGCGTGGTTCAAGCTAACTCACCGCGACATGGGTCCTCGCTCGCGCTATCTCGGTGCGGAGGTTCCTGAGGAGGAACTGATTTGGCAAGATCCGGTGCCCGCGATCGATCATGAATTAGTTGACGAACATGATATCGAAGATCTCAAGAGCAAAATTCTGGCTTCTGGGCTGTCTGTCTCCCAATTGGTTTCAACAGCCTGGGCTTCGGCGTCTACATTCCGTGGCTCCGATAAGCGCGGCGGGGCAAACGGAGCGCGCATTCGTCTTGCACCACAGAAGGATTGGGAAGTCAACCAGCCGGCTCAACTAAACACTGTCCTTAATGTTCTGGAAAAAATCATAGCCGAGTTTAATAGTGCACAGACAGGTCCAAAGAAAATTTCGCTCGCGGACTTGATTGTCCTGGGTGGATGTGCAGGTATAGAGCAAGCTGCAAAGAATGCCGGTTGCAATGTGTCCGTTCCTTTTATACCGGGACGCACGGATGCATCGCAGGAGCAAACCGACGTACAGTCATTTTCGGTGCTTGAACCAATTGCAGATGGGTTCCGAAATTATCAAAAAACCAAGTATTCTGCATCTGCAGAGGAACTGTTGGTTGATCGTGCGCAACTGTTGACATTGACCGCTCCTGAAATGACTGTTCTGCTTGGTGGCATGCGCGTCCTGAATACCAATCACGGGCAATCTCAACACGGTGTCTTCACCAAGAGACCAGAGGCGCTCACGAATGACTTTTTCGTAAATCTTCTCGACATGAGCACTACATGGAAGGCGATATCTGAAGACGAAAACGTATTCGAGGGTCGTGATCGCTCAACGGGCGAAATCAAGTGGACTGGTACCAGTGTTGATCTTATCTTCGGTTCAAACTCCCAACTACGGGCTATAGCTGAAGTCTATGCATGTGACGACTCTCAGAGTAAGTTCATAAATGACTTCGTATCTGCTTGGAATAAGGTGATGAACGCAGATCGTTTCGACCTTTCTTGA
- a CDS encoding MerR family transcriptional regulator gives MENHISIGKAVKYLGVSINTLRVWEKKKILVPERTPTSHHRYKMSQVESFEGKKYSRIQNTVFPYARISTQK, from the coding sequence ATGGAAAACCATATAAGTATTGGCAAAGCAGTTAAATATTTAGGGGTTAGTATTAATACTTTACGTGTTTGGGAAAAGAAAAAGATATTAGTTCCAGAAAGAACTCCTACTAGCCATCACCGCTATAAAATGTCCCAAGTAGAATCCTTTGAGGGCAAAAAATATAGCCGAATTCAAAATACCGTATTTCCCTACGCCAGGATATCTACGCAAAAATAG
- a CDS encoding IS607 family transposase produces MENHISIGKAAKYLGVSINTLRVWEKKKILVPERTPTGHRRYKMSQVESFEGKKYSRIQNTVFLYARVSTQKQADAGNLDRQIRRLTEYASNNKYAIQAVFRDIANGLNENRKGLQKLLKAVKETNNALVIIEYKDRLARFGYAYLEKYISDFGGHIVVIEKKDVDEQQELVEDLIAVTTSFSARIYGKSGGRVAKKLSKVIESEVTASEDNGDGDNPGTDS; encoded by the coding sequence ATGGAAAACCATATAAGTATTGGCAAAGCAGCTAAATATTTAGGGGTTAGTATTAATACTTTACGTGTTTGGGAAAAGAAAAAGATATTAGTTCCAGAAAGAACTCCTACTGGCCATCGCCGCTATAAAATGTCCCAAGTAGAATCCTTTGAGGGCAAAAAATATAGCCGAATTCAAAATACCGTATTTCTCTACGCCAGGGTATCTACACAAAAACAGGCTGATGCCGGGAATCTGGATCGACAAATAAGAAGGCTTACTGAATATGCATCAAATAACAAATATGCTATTCAGGCTGTTTTTCGTGATATTGCCAATGGTTTAAATGAAAACCGTAAAGGTCTACAAAAGTTACTTAAGGCTGTAAAGGAGACTAATAACGCCTTAGTAATTATTGAGTATAAAGACCGTTTAGCACGGTTCGGTTATGCCTACTTGGAGAAATACATTAGCGACTTTGGCGGGCATATCGTAGTAATAGAAAAAAAAGACGTCGATGAACAGCAAGAGTTGGTAGAAGATTTAATTGCTGTTACAACGTCATTTTCTGCTCGTATATATGGAAAAAGTGGCGGCAGAGTAGCAAAAAAGCTGTCAAAGGTCATTGAAAGCGAGGTGACTGCCAGTGAAGACAACGGCGATGGGGATAATCCCGGAACTGACAGCTAA
- a CDS encoding IS110 family transposase, with translation MTISLHVGIDIGKNKNVACFMKLDGTILLKKLVFDNSISGAESLASKTKELSIKDSFDHVVFGMEATSLYHFHLMNYLLITEELKPYRPTVYQLNARSIKNFKKSYPPKGKNDAYDAYIIAEKLRHGRLPKPYEVDEMYLPLQRLTRYRFHLVGSLVREKSYFLTMLFMKFSNYGDVFSDIFGATSMSIITDFFGPEEIINTPLEDLVQLLVDKGNKQFSNPETLATELKRICRESYRMSPKLTDSVNLILETSMNNIRFFEQTIRKLDSVIARDMAKLSNPLMSIKGIGPVFSAGIISEIGDINKFEDQSQLAKFSGITWNSNQSGEFDGEDKPLNRAGNRYLRYYLIEAADSLRRHNDEYRAYYQKKFQESKKHAHKRAQVLTARKFVRLVFSLLSKNQLYRSDRG, from the coding sequence ATGACAATATCCTTGCATGTTGGCATTGATATTGGTAAGAATAAGAATGTGGCTTGCTTTATGAAATTAGACGGAACGATTTTGTTGAAAAAGTTAGTTTTCGATAACTCCATTTCAGGTGCCGAGAGTTTGGCATCTAAAACTAAAGAGTTATCGATTAAAGATAGCTTTGATCATGTTGTTTTTGGAATGGAAGCTACTTCTTTATACCACTTTCACTTGATGAATTATTTACTAATCACCGAAGAATTAAAGCCATACAGGCCTACAGTTTACCAACTCAATGCCAGAAGTATCAAGAACTTCAAGAAGTCTTATCCTCCAAAGGGCAAGAACGATGCATATGACGCTTATATCATAGCTGAAAAACTAAGACACGGCAGATTACCTAAACCTTACGAGGTTGATGAGATGTATCTTCCGCTACAGCGACTGACCCGTTACAGGTTTCACCTGGTGGGTTCACTTGTGCGAGAAAAAAGTTATTTTTTAACTATGTTGTTTATGAAATTTAGTAATTATGGTGATGTATTCAGTGATATCTTTGGAGCCACCAGCATGTCTATTATTACCGATTTTTTTGGCCCGGAAGAAATTATTAATACACCACTTGAAGACTTGGTTCAATTGCTTGTGGATAAAGGAAATAAGCAATTTTCTAACCCTGAAACATTGGCTACTGAGCTAAAACGAATTTGCCGTGAATCCTACCGGATGAGTCCGAAGCTCACGGATTCGGTTAATCTGATTCTTGAAACCAGTATGAATAATATCCGCTTTTTTGAGCAAACCATCCGCAAATTGGACAGTGTGATTGCCAGGGATATGGCCAAGCTCTCGAATCCATTGATGTCAATCAAGGGAATTGGGCCAGTGTTTTCCGCCGGCATTATCTCTGAAATTGGGGATATTAACAAGTTCGAAGATCAGTCCCAGTTAGCTAAATTTTCAGGTATCACCTGGAATAGCAATCAATCCGGCGAATTTGACGGTGAAGATAAACCCCTGAATAGGGCTGGAAACCGGTATCTCAGGTATTATCTGATAGAAGCTGCGGACAGTTTGAGGAGACATAATGACGAGTACCGAGCTTACTATCAAAAAAAATTTCAAGAATCAAAAAAACATGCCCATAAACGAGCTCAGGTTCTTACAGCTAGGAAGTTTGTAAGGCTGGTTTTTTCCTTACTTTCAAAGAACCAGCTTTACAGGTCGGACAGGGGATAG